Proteins from a single region of Platichthys flesus chromosome 16, fPlaFle2.1, whole genome shotgun sequence:
- the srrm2 gene encoding serine/arginine repetitive matrix protein 2 isoform X3 produces MYNGIGLVTPRGSGTNGYVQRNLSSVRAKRPRDERGGDRDEKDRERLESQLNRQPNADILEHQRKRQLEVKCAELQDMMEEQGYSAEEIEEKVNSFRMMLQEKEEPAAAPSDRPTATETHALAAANQQKNDRLRAAFGISSDYVDGSSFHADRKEREKEKREQERLEREKQQQQKYTLVEDSDDSDSPPKKRSRKKKKKNKNRDGSSESPSPSPRREKKKSKKKKKKREVSEESEEDSSSDEKQKVSKRKGKGDSSSPQKTKVVQGGSISSDSSHSHSPAPVRSRQQEQSARKDDDGRQDRSPDRRRRGHEELLPHRQGRETRPNPERERPSEMEKTSAKRRNDSSSPSPPPQTDKSREREKGRRSRSREIQRKRRSRSVEKRERGRRSRSKEMDKGRRSRSRENERERGRKSRSRDLEKGRRSRSREKKDKGKENAPQRTKHDSSSPSPPPKQETRRGRSRDTEREKDRSKLDRKTRHDSSSPSPPEKERARRERSGERERRSERDLHSRAPNERDNRKDTGRRQEREVSPRQQKHDRRRDGHTSRGSLSPAARSPVSTGGPREKERRREKDMERNLNKQGEQDREQGQGDGRKRETVVRPSAGSRQDLRAADKNTNERPDTLDHQEKTRSPPAKDKREDKAKQVEKRKESSSSSSGSSSSSGSDSDSSSSSSSSSSSSSSSSSEDEGKAKKAAGRGKASPVKSSPAAIGAAVHRYLTNGRKESSASASEGDALRRQDGGDRRERTDRPPHRSPVDDCPSQPKGQERYSPTQVDSPSPPPSPPSRADHSRGSRHPEADKNRLEAKVGERDRGRDRGTARRGARPSPPARRSRSPPKKTTTTSPARRTPPRQYQEAPPRSRRASPPPAWSDRERERQRDRERERDRERVRPPRRSRSRSQRRRSPPNRSRRSPSPPRRRRSSRSLSRERGRERENERIRQREVEQERERAKMQPKDAPPPGRSSSSSSSSGSSSSSSSSPSPARESKDTKLPAEKDGRREDDRKEDGEQKSRSSQGPSGDSSHAPPSGRRGSQSDPPRSDVTSRKSPASSQSDATQPSRGPTRKESPPAAARPSDQTVRIKSTVNGREAVKKSNGSSSSSSSSSSSSSSSSSSSSSDSSDSEAEPGKGKTTKAPSSSSSSSSDGEKETKNKRSGSRQSPSRSSTSRRRK; encoded by the exons ATGTACAATGGGATTGGCCTGGTGACTCCGAGGGGCAGTGGCACCAATGGCTACGTGCAGCGCAACCTGTCGAGCGTGCGCGCCAAGCGTCCGCGGGACGAGCGCGGTGGAGACCGGGACGAGAAGGACCGGGAGCGGCTGGAGAGTCAGCTCAACAGGCAGCCCAATGCCGACATCCTGGAGCACCAGCGCAAGAGGCAGCTGGAGGTCAAGTGTGCAGAGCTACAGGACATGATGGAGGAGCAAGG GTATTCTGCcgaggagatagaggagaagGTGAACAGTTTCCGAAtgatgctgcaggagaaggaggagccggCAGCTGCCCCCTCCGATAGACCAAC GGCCACGGAGACTCACGCCCTGGCTGCGGCCAACCAGCAGAAGAACGACCGTCTCCGCGCTGCGTTTGGAATCTCCAGCGACTACGTGGACGGTTCGTCCTTCCACGCCGACcgcaaggagagagagaaggagaagagggagcagGAGCGTCTGGAgcgagagaagcagcagcaacagaaatATAC GTTGGTGGAAGATTCGGACGATTCAGATTCTCCTCCCAAGAAGCGCAGtcggaagaagaagaagaaaaacaagaacagaGACGG CAGTTCAGAGAGTCCCTCCCCGTCTCCtcgcagagagaagaagaaatctaaaaagaagaaaaagaagcg tgaggTTTCGGAAGAGAGTGAAGAAGACAG CTCCTCAGACGAGAAACAGAAGGTGtcaaagaggaaaggaaagggtgATAGTTCGAGTCCTCAGAAAACCAAGGTGGTGCAAGGCGGCAGTATTTCCTCCGACTCTTCTCACAg TCATTCTCCAGCTCCAGTGAGGTCACGTCAACAGGAACAATCTGCAAGAAAAGATGACGATGGACGACAGGACAGATCGCCTgacaggaggaggcggggccaCGAGGAGCTCCTCCCACATCGCCAGGGAAGAGAAACG AGGCCCAATCCTGAGAGAGAGCGCCCGAGTGAGATGGAGAAGACCTCCGCCAAGAGGAGAAATGActcctcatccccctctccaCCGCCGCAGACTGATAAAAGCAGGgaaagggagaaagggaggcGCTCCAGAAGCAGAGAGATTCAGAGGAAGAGGCGTTCAAGGAGCgtagaaaagagagagagagggaggcgaTCCAGAAGCAAAGAGATGGACAAAGGAAGGCGATCAAGGAGTAGAgaaaatgagagggagagaggaaggaagtcCAGGAGCAGGGACCTGGAGAAAGGGAGGAGGtccaggagcagagagaagaaggacaaaGGAAAGGAGAATGCTCCTCAGAGGACCAAACATGactcctcatctccttctccaccacctAAACAGGAGACCAGGAGGGGAAGGAGCAGAGACACCGAGAGGGAAAAAGACAGGAGTAAACTGGACAGAAAGACCAGACACGACTCCtcgtctccttcacctcctgagaaggagagagcgagaagggaaaggagtggagagagggagcgcaGGAGTGAGAGAGATTTGCACTCAAGGGCACCAAATGAAAGGGACAACAGGAAAGACACCGGGAGGAGACAAGAGAGGGAGGTGTCTCCTCGCCAACAGAAACACGACAGGAGAAGGGACGGACACACGTCTCGTGGTTCACTGTCACCCGCCGCTCGCTCACCCGTCTCCACCGGGGGTccaagagagaaggagaggagaagagagaaagacatgGAGAGGAATCTGAACAAGCAGGGAGAACAAGACAGAGAGCAGGGTCAGGGAGACGGTAGGAAAAGAGAGACGGTGGTTCGACCATCTGCAGGAAGCAGACAAGATCTCAGGGCTGCCGATAAAAACACGAACGAAAGACCCGACACGCTGGACCATCAGGAGAAGACGAGGAGTCCTCCGGCAAAGGACAAACGAGAAGACAAGGCCAAACAggttgagaaaagaaaagagagctccagcagcagtagtgggagcagcagcagcagtggcagtgaCAGCGacagctcctcatcctcctcttcatcttcatcctcctcctcctcatcatcctctgaGGATGAAGGCAAGGCGAAGAAGGCAGCAGGGAGGGGAAAAGCCAGTCCTGTGAAAAGTTCCCCAGCTGCCATTGGAGCTGCGGTTCATAGATATTTAACCaatggaagaaaagaaagttctgcttctgcttctgaGGGCGACGCACTGAGACGACAAGACGGAGGAGACCGACgcgagaggacagacagacctCCTCACAGATCTCCTGTAGACGACTGTCCGTCCCAACCCAAAGGTCAAGAGCGATACAGCCCCACACAGGTGGACAGtcccagtccccccccctccccacccagCAGGGCAGACCACAGCAGGGGCAGCAGGCACCCTGAGGCTGACAAAAACAGGCTGGAGGCCAAAGTTGGGGAAAGGGATAGAGGGAGGGACAGGGGCACAGCCAGGAGGGGGGCAAGACCGAGCCCCCCGGCCAGGAGGTCCCGCTCTCCGCCCAAGAAAACAACCACCACCTCCCCGGCCCGTCGCACTCCACCTAGGCAGTACCAGGAGGCCCCGCCCCGCTCCAGGAGAGCCTCCCCTCCTCCGGCCTGgtcagacagggagagagagaggcagagggaccgagagagagagagggaccgAGAACGTGTTCGGCCTCCAAGACGCAGCAGATCCCGAAGCCAGAGGAGGCGCAGCCCCCCCAATAG GTCCCGtcgctctccttctcctccacgacggaggaggagcagtcgctCGCTCTCCAGGGaacgagggagagaaagagagaacgagCGGATTAGACAGAGGGAGGTcgaacaagagagagaaagagcgaagATGCAGCCAAAAGATGCTCCCCCGCCTGGCaggtcctcttcctcctcatcttcctccggctcctcctcttcctcgtcctcttcacCTTCACCGGCTCGTGAGAGTAAAGACACAAAGTTACCAGCAGAGAAAGACGGAAGAAGAGAGGACGACAGGAAAGAGGACGGAGAGCAGAAGAGTCGTTCTTCACAGGGTCCCTCCGGAGACTCCTCCCACGCTCCACCCTCAGGTAGAAGAGGCTCCCAGTCGGATCCCCCCCGCTCCGACGTGACCTCCAGAAAGTCCCCggccagcagccaatcagacgccACACAGCCATCACGAGGTCCGACCAGGAAGGAGTCGCCACCGGCGGCCGCTCGACCGTCCGACCAGACGGTCAGAATCAAGAGCACGGTGAACGGCAGGGAGGCAGTTAAGAAGAGCAACggaagcagcagctccagctcttcttcctcctcctcctcctcttcatcgtcttcatcctcctcttcagacAGCTCTGACTCTGAGGCCGAGCCAGGAAAAGG GAAAACCACCAAAGCTCCGAGCagctcgtcctcgtcctcctcggaCGGAGAAAAGGAGACAAAGAACAAGAG
- the srrm2 gene encoding serine/arginine repetitive matrix protein 2 isoform X1: MYNGIGLVTPRGSGTNGYVQRNLSSVRAKRPRDERGGDRDEKDRERLESQLNRQPNADILEHQRKRQLEVKCAELQDMMEEQGYSAEEIEEKVNSFRMMLQEKEEPAAAPSDRPTATETHALAAANQQKNDRLRAAFGISSDYVDGSSFHADRKEREKEKREQERLEREKQQQQKYTLVEDSDDSDSPPKKRSRKKKKKNKNRDGSSESPSPSPRREKKKSKKKKKKREVSEESEEDSSSDEKQKVSKRKGKGDSSSPQKTKVVQGGSISSDSSHSHSPAPVRSRQQEQSARKDDDGRQDRSPDRRRRGHEELLPHRQGRETRPNPERERPSEMEKTSAKRRNDSSSPSPPPQTDKSREREKGRRSRSREIQRKRRSRSVEKRERGRRSRSKEMDKGRRSRSRENERERGRKSRSRDLEKGRRSRSREKKDKGKENAPQRTKHDSSSPSPPPKQETRRGRSRDTEREKDRSKLDRKTRHDSSSPSPPEKERARRERSGERERRSERDLHSRAPNERDNRKDTGRRQEREVSPRQQKHDRRRDGHTSRGSLSPAARSPVSTGGPREKERRREKDMERNLNKQGEQDREQGQGDGRKRETVVRPSAGSRQDLRAADKNTNERPDTLDHQEKTRSPPAKDKREDKAKQVEKRKESSSSSSGSSSSSGSDSDSSSSSSSSSSSSSSSSSEDEGKAKKAAGRGKASPVKSSPAAIGAAVHRYLTNGRKESSASASEGDALRRQDGGDRRERTDRPPHRSPVDDCPSQPKGQERYSPTQVDSPSPPPSPPSRADHSRGSRHPEADKNRLEAKVGERDRGRDRGTARRGARPSPPARRSRSPPKKTTTTSPARRTPPRQYQEAPPRSRRASPPPAWSDRERERQRDRERERDRERVRPPRRSRSRSQRRRSPPNRSRRSPSPPRRRRSSRSLSRERGRERENERIRQREVEQERERAKMQPKDAPPPGRSSSSSSSSGSSSSSSSSPSPARESKDTKLPAEKDGRREDDRKEDGEQKSRSSQGPSGDSSHAPPSGRRGSQSDPPRSDVTSRKSPASSQSDATQPSRGPTRKESPPAAARPSDQTVRIKSTVNGREAVKKSNGSSSSSSSSSSSSSSSSSSSSSDSSDSEAEPGKGKTTKAPSSSSSSSSDGEKETKNKSPVRPQRNPADSLRDSRSLSYSPPRYIRAEPSPPSRRSGSRQSPSRSSTSRRRK, encoded by the exons ATGTACAATGGGATTGGCCTGGTGACTCCGAGGGGCAGTGGCACCAATGGCTACGTGCAGCGCAACCTGTCGAGCGTGCGCGCCAAGCGTCCGCGGGACGAGCGCGGTGGAGACCGGGACGAGAAGGACCGGGAGCGGCTGGAGAGTCAGCTCAACAGGCAGCCCAATGCCGACATCCTGGAGCACCAGCGCAAGAGGCAGCTGGAGGTCAAGTGTGCAGAGCTACAGGACATGATGGAGGAGCAAGG GTATTCTGCcgaggagatagaggagaagGTGAACAGTTTCCGAAtgatgctgcaggagaaggaggagccggCAGCTGCCCCCTCCGATAGACCAAC GGCCACGGAGACTCACGCCCTGGCTGCGGCCAACCAGCAGAAGAACGACCGTCTCCGCGCTGCGTTTGGAATCTCCAGCGACTACGTGGACGGTTCGTCCTTCCACGCCGACcgcaaggagagagagaaggagaagagggagcagGAGCGTCTGGAgcgagagaagcagcagcaacagaaatATAC GTTGGTGGAAGATTCGGACGATTCAGATTCTCCTCCCAAGAAGCGCAGtcggaagaagaagaagaaaaacaagaacagaGACGG CAGTTCAGAGAGTCCCTCCCCGTCTCCtcgcagagagaagaagaaatctaaaaagaagaaaaagaagcg tgaggTTTCGGAAGAGAGTGAAGAAGACAG CTCCTCAGACGAGAAACAGAAGGTGtcaaagaggaaaggaaagggtgATAGTTCGAGTCCTCAGAAAACCAAGGTGGTGCAAGGCGGCAGTATTTCCTCCGACTCTTCTCACAg TCATTCTCCAGCTCCAGTGAGGTCACGTCAACAGGAACAATCTGCAAGAAAAGATGACGATGGACGACAGGACAGATCGCCTgacaggaggaggcggggccaCGAGGAGCTCCTCCCACATCGCCAGGGAAGAGAAACG AGGCCCAATCCTGAGAGAGAGCGCCCGAGTGAGATGGAGAAGACCTCCGCCAAGAGGAGAAATGActcctcatccccctctccaCCGCCGCAGACTGATAAAAGCAGGgaaagggagaaagggaggcGCTCCAGAAGCAGAGAGATTCAGAGGAAGAGGCGTTCAAGGAGCgtagaaaagagagagagagggaggcgaTCCAGAAGCAAAGAGATGGACAAAGGAAGGCGATCAAGGAGTAGAgaaaatgagagggagagaggaaggaagtcCAGGAGCAGGGACCTGGAGAAAGGGAGGAGGtccaggagcagagagaagaaggacaaaGGAAAGGAGAATGCTCCTCAGAGGACCAAACATGactcctcatctccttctccaccacctAAACAGGAGACCAGGAGGGGAAGGAGCAGAGACACCGAGAGGGAAAAAGACAGGAGTAAACTGGACAGAAAGACCAGACACGACTCCtcgtctccttcacctcctgagaaggagagagcgagaagggaaaggagtggagagagggagcgcaGGAGTGAGAGAGATTTGCACTCAAGGGCACCAAATGAAAGGGACAACAGGAAAGACACCGGGAGGAGACAAGAGAGGGAGGTGTCTCCTCGCCAACAGAAACACGACAGGAGAAGGGACGGACACACGTCTCGTGGTTCACTGTCACCCGCCGCTCGCTCACCCGTCTCCACCGGGGGTccaagagagaaggagaggagaagagagaaagacatgGAGAGGAATCTGAACAAGCAGGGAGAACAAGACAGAGAGCAGGGTCAGGGAGACGGTAGGAAAAGAGAGACGGTGGTTCGACCATCTGCAGGAAGCAGACAAGATCTCAGGGCTGCCGATAAAAACACGAACGAAAGACCCGACACGCTGGACCATCAGGAGAAGACGAGGAGTCCTCCGGCAAAGGACAAACGAGAAGACAAGGCCAAACAggttgagaaaagaaaagagagctccagcagcagtagtgggagcagcagcagcagtggcagtgaCAGCGacagctcctcatcctcctcttcatcttcatcctcctcctcctcatcatcctctgaGGATGAAGGCAAGGCGAAGAAGGCAGCAGGGAGGGGAAAAGCCAGTCCTGTGAAAAGTTCCCCAGCTGCCATTGGAGCTGCGGTTCATAGATATTTAACCaatggaagaaaagaaagttctgcttctgcttctgaGGGCGACGCACTGAGACGACAAGACGGAGGAGACCGACgcgagaggacagacagacctCCTCACAGATCTCCTGTAGACGACTGTCCGTCCCAACCCAAAGGTCAAGAGCGATACAGCCCCACACAGGTGGACAGtcccagtccccccccctccccacccagCAGGGCAGACCACAGCAGGGGCAGCAGGCACCCTGAGGCTGACAAAAACAGGCTGGAGGCCAAAGTTGGGGAAAGGGATAGAGGGAGGGACAGGGGCACAGCCAGGAGGGGGGCAAGACCGAGCCCCCCGGCCAGGAGGTCCCGCTCTCCGCCCAAGAAAACAACCACCACCTCCCCGGCCCGTCGCACTCCACCTAGGCAGTACCAGGAGGCCCCGCCCCGCTCCAGGAGAGCCTCCCCTCCTCCGGCCTGgtcagacagggagagagagaggcagagggaccgagagagagagagggaccgAGAACGTGTTCGGCCTCCAAGACGCAGCAGATCCCGAAGCCAGAGGAGGCGCAGCCCCCCCAATAG GTCCCGtcgctctccttctcctccacgacggaggaggagcagtcgctCGCTCTCCAGGGaacgagggagagaaagagagaacgagCGGATTAGACAGAGGGAGGTcgaacaagagagagaaagagcgaagATGCAGCCAAAAGATGCTCCCCCGCCTGGCaggtcctcttcctcctcatcttcctccggctcctcctcttcctcgtcctcttcacCTTCACCGGCTCGTGAGAGTAAAGACACAAAGTTACCAGCAGAGAAAGACGGAAGAAGAGAGGACGACAGGAAAGAGGACGGAGAGCAGAAGAGTCGTTCTTCACAGGGTCCCTCCGGAGACTCCTCCCACGCTCCACCCTCAGGTAGAAGAGGCTCCCAGTCGGATCCCCCCCGCTCCGACGTGACCTCCAGAAAGTCCCCggccagcagccaatcagacgccACACAGCCATCACGAGGTCCGACCAGGAAGGAGTCGCCACCGGCGGCCGCTCGACCGTCCGACCAGACGGTCAGAATCAAGAGCACGGTGAACGGCAGGGAGGCAGTTAAGAAGAGCAACggaagcagcagctccagctcttcttcctcctcctcctcctcttcatcgtcttcatcctcctcttcagacAGCTCTGACTCTGAGGCCGAGCCAGGAAAAGG GAAAACCACCAAAGCTCCGAGCagctcgtcctcgtcctcctcggaCGGAGAAAAGGAGACAAAGAACAAGAG TCCTGTCAGGCCCCAGCGGAACCCGGCGGATTCACTGAGAGATTCTCG
- the srrm2 gene encoding serine/arginine repetitive matrix protein 2 isoform X2, with product MYNGIGLVTPRGSGTNGYVQRNLSSVRAKRPRDERGGDRDEKDRERLESQLNRQPNADILEHQRKRQLEVKCAELQDMMEEQGYSAEEIEEKVNSFRMMLQEKEEPAAAPSDRPTATETHALAAANQQKNDRLRAAFGISSDYVDGSSFHADRKEREKEKREQERLEREKQQQQKYTLVEDSDDSDSPPKKRSRKKKKKNKNRDGSESPSPSPRREKKKSKKKKKKREVSEESEEDSSSDEKQKVSKRKGKGDSSSPQKTKVVQGGSISSDSSHSHSPAPVRSRQQEQSARKDDDGRQDRSPDRRRRGHEELLPHRQGRETRPNPERERPSEMEKTSAKRRNDSSSPSPPPQTDKSREREKGRRSRSREIQRKRRSRSVEKRERGRRSRSKEMDKGRRSRSRENERERGRKSRSRDLEKGRRSRSREKKDKGKENAPQRTKHDSSSPSPPPKQETRRGRSRDTEREKDRSKLDRKTRHDSSSPSPPEKERARRERSGERERRSERDLHSRAPNERDNRKDTGRRQEREVSPRQQKHDRRRDGHTSRGSLSPAARSPVSTGGPREKERRREKDMERNLNKQGEQDREQGQGDGRKRETVVRPSAGSRQDLRAADKNTNERPDTLDHQEKTRSPPAKDKREDKAKQVEKRKESSSSSSGSSSSSGSDSDSSSSSSSSSSSSSSSSSEDEGKAKKAAGRGKASPVKSSPAAIGAAVHRYLTNGRKESSASASEGDALRRQDGGDRRERTDRPPHRSPVDDCPSQPKGQERYSPTQVDSPSPPPSPPSRADHSRGSRHPEADKNRLEAKVGERDRGRDRGTARRGARPSPPARRSRSPPKKTTTTSPARRTPPRQYQEAPPRSRRASPPPAWSDRERERQRDRERERDRERVRPPRRSRSRSQRRRSPPNRSRRSPSPPRRRRSSRSLSRERGRERENERIRQREVEQERERAKMQPKDAPPPGRSSSSSSSSGSSSSSSSSPSPARESKDTKLPAEKDGRREDDRKEDGEQKSRSSQGPSGDSSHAPPSGRRGSQSDPPRSDVTSRKSPASSQSDATQPSRGPTRKESPPAAARPSDQTVRIKSTVNGREAVKKSNGSSSSSSSSSSSSSSSSSSSSSDSSDSEAEPGKGKTTKAPSSSSSSSSDGEKETKNKSPVRPQRNPADSLRDSRSLSYSPPRYIRAEPSPPSRRSGSRQSPSRSSTSRRRK from the exons ATGTACAATGGGATTGGCCTGGTGACTCCGAGGGGCAGTGGCACCAATGGCTACGTGCAGCGCAACCTGTCGAGCGTGCGCGCCAAGCGTCCGCGGGACGAGCGCGGTGGAGACCGGGACGAGAAGGACCGGGAGCGGCTGGAGAGTCAGCTCAACAGGCAGCCCAATGCCGACATCCTGGAGCACCAGCGCAAGAGGCAGCTGGAGGTCAAGTGTGCAGAGCTACAGGACATGATGGAGGAGCAAGG GTATTCTGCcgaggagatagaggagaagGTGAACAGTTTCCGAAtgatgctgcaggagaaggaggagccggCAGCTGCCCCCTCCGATAGACCAAC GGCCACGGAGACTCACGCCCTGGCTGCGGCCAACCAGCAGAAGAACGACCGTCTCCGCGCTGCGTTTGGAATCTCCAGCGACTACGTGGACGGTTCGTCCTTCCACGCCGACcgcaaggagagagagaaggagaagagggagcagGAGCGTCTGGAgcgagagaagcagcagcaacagaaatATAC GTTGGTGGAAGATTCGGACGATTCAGATTCTCCTCCCAAGAAGCGCAGtcggaagaagaagaagaaaaacaagaacagaGACGG TTCAGAGAGTCCCTCCCCGTCTCCtcgcagagagaagaagaaatctaaaaagaagaaaaagaagcg tgaggTTTCGGAAGAGAGTGAAGAAGACAG CTCCTCAGACGAGAAACAGAAGGTGtcaaagaggaaaggaaagggtgATAGTTCGAGTCCTCAGAAAACCAAGGTGGTGCAAGGCGGCAGTATTTCCTCCGACTCTTCTCACAg TCATTCTCCAGCTCCAGTGAGGTCACGTCAACAGGAACAATCTGCAAGAAAAGATGACGATGGACGACAGGACAGATCGCCTgacaggaggaggcggggccaCGAGGAGCTCCTCCCACATCGCCAGGGAAGAGAAACG AGGCCCAATCCTGAGAGAGAGCGCCCGAGTGAGATGGAGAAGACCTCCGCCAAGAGGAGAAATGActcctcatccccctctccaCCGCCGCAGACTGATAAAAGCAGGgaaagggagaaagggaggcGCTCCAGAAGCAGAGAGATTCAGAGGAAGAGGCGTTCAAGGAGCgtagaaaagagagagagagggaggcgaTCCAGAAGCAAAGAGATGGACAAAGGAAGGCGATCAAGGAGTAGAgaaaatgagagggagagaggaaggaagtcCAGGAGCAGGGACCTGGAGAAAGGGAGGAGGtccaggagcagagagaagaaggacaaaGGAAAGGAGAATGCTCCTCAGAGGACCAAACATGactcctcatctccttctccaccacctAAACAGGAGACCAGGAGGGGAAGGAGCAGAGACACCGAGAGGGAAAAAGACAGGAGTAAACTGGACAGAAAGACCAGACACGACTCCtcgtctccttcacctcctgagaaggagagagcgagaagggaaaggagtggagagagggagcgcaGGAGTGAGAGAGATTTGCACTCAAGGGCACCAAATGAAAGGGACAACAGGAAAGACACCGGGAGGAGACAAGAGAGGGAGGTGTCTCCTCGCCAACAGAAACACGACAGGAGAAGGGACGGACACACGTCTCGTGGTTCACTGTCACCCGCCGCTCGCTCACCCGTCTCCACCGGGGGTccaagagagaaggagaggagaagagagaaagacatgGAGAGGAATCTGAACAAGCAGGGAGAACAAGACAGAGAGCAGGGTCAGGGAGACGGTAGGAAAAGAGAGACGGTGGTTCGACCATCTGCAGGAAGCAGACAAGATCTCAGGGCTGCCGATAAAAACACGAACGAAAGACCCGACACGCTGGACCATCAGGAGAAGACGAGGAGTCCTCCGGCAAAGGACAAACGAGAAGACAAGGCCAAACAggttgagaaaagaaaagagagctccagcagcagtagtgggagcagcagcagcagtggcagtgaCAGCGacagctcctcatcctcctcttcatcttcatcctcctcctcctcatcatcctctgaGGATGAAGGCAAGGCGAAGAAGGCAGCAGGGAGGGGAAAAGCCAGTCCTGTGAAAAGTTCCCCAGCTGCCATTGGAGCTGCGGTTCATAGATATTTAACCaatggaagaaaagaaagttctgcttctgcttctgaGGGCGACGCACTGAGACGACAAGACGGAGGAGACCGACgcgagaggacagacagacctCCTCACAGATCTCCTGTAGACGACTGTCCGTCCCAACCCAAAGGTCAAGAGCGATACAGCCCCACACAGGTGGACAGtcccagtccccccccctccccacccagCAGGGCAGACCACAGCAGGGGCAGCAGGCACCCTGAGGCTGACAAAAACAGGCTGGAGGCCAAAGTTGGGGAAAGGGATAGAGGGAGGGACAGGGGCACAGCCAGGAGGGGGGCAAGACCGAGCCCCCCGGCCAGGAGGTCCCGCTCTCCGCCCAAGAAAACAACCACCACCTCCCCGGCCCGTCGCACTCCACCTAGGCAGTACCAGGAGGCCCCGCCCCGCTCCAGGAGAGCCTCCCCTCCTCCGGCCTGgtcagacagggagagagagaggcagagggaccgagagagagagagggaccgAGAACGTGTTCGGCCTCCAAGACGCAGCAGATCCCGAAGCCAGAGGAGGCGCAGCCCCCCCAATAG GTCCCGtcgctctccttctcctccacgacggaggaggagcagtcgctCGCTCTCCAGGGaacgagggagagaaagagagaacgagCGGATTAGACAGAGGGAGGTcgaacaagagagagaaagagcgaagATGCAGCCAAAAGATGCTCCCCCGCCTGGCaggtcctcttcctcctcatcttcctccggctcctcctcttcctcgtcctcttcacCTTCACCGGCTCGTGAGAGTAAAGACACAAAGTTACCAGCAGAGAAAGACGGAAGAAGAGAGGACGACAGGAAAGAGGACGGAGAGCAGAAGAGTCGTTCTTCACAGGGTCCCTCCGGAGACTCCTCCCACGCTCCACCCTCAGGTAGAAGAGGCTCCCAGTCGGATCCCCCCCGCTCCGACGTGACCTCCAGAAAGTCCCCggccagcagccaatcagacgccACACAGCCATCACGAGGTCCGACCAGGAAGGAGTCGCCACCGGCGGCCGCTCGACCGTCCGACCAGACGGTCAGAATCAAGAGCACGGTGAACGGCAGGGAGGCAGTTAAGAAGAGCAACggaagcagcagctccagctcttcttcctcctcctcctcctcttcatcgtcttcatcctcctcttcagacAGCTCTGACTCTGAGGCCGAGCCAGGAAAAGG GAAAACCACCAAAGCTCCGAGCagctcgtcctcgtcctcctcggaCGGAGAAAAGGAGACAAAGAACAAGAG TCCTGTCAGGCCCCAGCGGAACCCGGCGGATTCACTGAGAGATTCTCG